A genomic region of Miscanthus floridulus cultivar M001 chromosome 3, ASM1932011v1, whole genome shotgun sequence contains the following coding sequences:
- the LOC136544001 gene encoding anti-H(O) lectin 1-like, with amino-acid sequence MYSGDVAFRNTTMIELTKSSSYSRGVVWYATAVPLWNAVTGEVASFTTTFSFEIMQISDSPCGGDGMAFFLACYTRDSVLRGTYGAGLLSLFPLRNSGSAIDVTPVTVDSRVVAVEFDTVQNEWDGSSQHVGIDVNSIKSVSYTSTSSPPETNSNNLTSGIRMSATVHYDNSSKLLAADLWIGHTLYRANAAVDLKKELPEEVAVGFSAGTVGLLVWLWRKPRRTGEANGNADFEMGTIGPRRYLYHELAAATDNITDG; translated from the exons ATGTACAGCGGCGACGTTGCCTTCCGCAACACCACCATGATCGAGCTGACAAAATCTAGCAGCTACAGCCGAGGCGTGGTGTGGTATGCGACGGCAGTGCCTCTCTGGAACGCCGTCACCGGTGAGGTagcaagcttcaccaccaccttCTCCTTTGAGATCATGCAGATCAGCGACAGCCCGTGCGGCGGCGACGGGATGGCCTTCTTCCTCGCGTGTTACACGCGGGACAGTGTCCTGAGAGGCACATACGGTGCCGGGTTATTGAGCCTTTTCCCTCTCAGAAATAGTGGCAGCGCCATAGACGTGACGCCGGTGACGGTTGATAGTCGGGTCGTCGCCGTCGAGTTTGATACAGTCCAGAATGAATGGGACGGCAGCAGCCAGCACGTTGGCATCGACGTCAACTCCATCAAGTCGGTGAGCTACACGAGCACGAGCTCGCCGCCGGAGACGAACAGCAACAACCTCACATCCGGTATACGAATGAGTGCCACGGTGCACTACGACAACTCAAGCAAGTTGTTAGCCGCTGATCTCTGGATCGGCCACACTTTGTACCGTGCGAACGCCGCCGTGGATCTGAAGAAAGAGCTACCGGAGGAGGTGGCTGTCGGCTTCTCCGCGGGGACCG TGGGCCTCCTCGTATGGCTGTGGCGGAAACCCAGAAGAACGGGCGAGGCAAACGGCAATGCTGACTTCGAGATGGGGACGATCGGGCCAAGAAGGTACCTGTACCACGAGCTCGCTGCCGCAACCGACAACATCACTGATGGATAA